Proteins from a genomic interval of Arachis hypogaea cultivar Tifrunner chromosome 10, arahy.Tifrunner.gnm2.J5K5, whole genome shotgun sequence:
- the LOC112717761 gene encoding uncharacterized protein codes for MIDAIANIGAGYKGTNYGRVRGYLLSKLVEDVKKMIEDYHEIWKQTGCTIMVDGWIDRCRHTLINFLVYSPKGTAFLKSVDASHVLKIADALFKLLRDVVLFVGPENVVHVVTNNVSNYVAIGRLLESEFHRLYWSPYAVHCVNLMFQDIGKLEEVSETMSQASMIMKYIYNHCHPLHLMRKFIDRREILRPAPTQFVTNFIALQSILAQKDAMRAMVTSREWTSSAYSKEAKAKNFVDQVLDSKFWNQCTDIVKLTQQLVRVLHIVNSENRAAIGFLYQAIYKVREEMVKRFQKIKTVVDPYLKILATRWDLELRKDLHTAGYWLNPAFRFNAGEFEKHKQTISSLLRCH; via the coding sequence ATGATTGATGCTATTGCAAACATAGGTGCAGGGTATAAAGGGACAAATTATGGAAGAGTTCGTGGATATTTATTGAGTAAATTAGTTGAAGATGTAAAGAAAATGATTGAAGATTATCATGAGATTTGGAAACAAACTGGATGTACTATCATGGTCGATGGATGGATTGATCGTTGTAGGCATACTTTAATTAATTTCTTGGTTTATTCTCCTAAAGGAACTGCTTTTCTAAAGTCAGTTGATGCTTCTCATGTCTTAAAAATTGCTGATGCTTTGTTTAAGTTGCTTAGGGATGTTGTATTATTTGTTGGTCCTGAGAATGTTGTACATGTAGTAACGAATAATGTTTCAAATTACGTTGCTATTGGAAGGTTGTTGGAATCGGAGTTTCATAGATTGTATTGGTCTCCTTATGCAGTACACTGTGTTAATTTAATGTTTCAGGATATTGGAAAGTTAGAGGAAGTGAGTGAAACTATGTCACAAGCTTCAATGATTATGAAGTATATCTATAATCATTGCCATCCTTTGCACTTGATGAGAAAGTTCATAGACAGACGAGAAATACTTCGTCCAGCTCCAACTCAGTTTGTCACTAATTTCATTGCTTTGCAAAGTATATTAGCTCAAAAGGATGCAATGAGAGCTATGGTGACATCTAGAGAATGGACAAGCTCAGCTTACTCTAAAGAAGCCAAAGCTAAAAATTTTGTGGATCAAGTCCTAGATTCTAAATTTTGGAATCAATGCACTGATATTGTTAAGCTTACTCAACAACTTGTTCGTGTATTGCATATTGTGAATAGTGAAAATAGAGCTGCAATAGGTTTTCTTTATCAAGCTATTTATAAGGTTAGGGAAGAGATGGTGAAGAGGTTTCAAAAAATAAAGACGGTTGTTGATCCATATTTGAAGATTTTAGCTACGCGTTGGGATTTAGAACTCCGAAAAGACCTTCATACTGCTGGTTATTGGTTAAATCCAGCTTTTCGATTTAATGCTGGAGAATTTGAAAAGCACAAGCAAACAATTTCTAGCCTACTTAGATGTCATTGA
- the LOC112716010 gene encoding F-box protein 7-like: MASSSDFALSVPSELESVLRLRTVDYFITRRPWLDLYGVNVRPVAPFGSASRKPYVESALIHQCLPDELLFEVFARMTPYDLGKASCVCRKWRYTIRNPVFWRVACLKAWQLSGVVENYRILQSKYDGSWRKMWLSRPRLRTDGIYVSRNTYIRAGVAEWKITNPVHLVCYFRYMRFFPSGRFLYKNSSQKIKDVVKFMNFRSSKVDSVFGGHYTLSDDKVEAAVLYPGM, from the exons ATGGCCTCAAGTTCAG ATTTTGCGTTATCAGTTCCTTCTGAACTTGAGTCAGTTTTGAGGTTGAGGACTGTTGATTACTTTATTACGAGGAGGCCATGGCTTG ATCTTTATGGAGTTAATGTGAGACCTGTGGCGCCATTTGGAAGTGCAAGTAGAAAGCCTTATGTGGAATCTGCACTCATTCATCAATGCTTACCAGATGAGCTGCTTTTTGAG GTCTTTGCTCGAATGACTCCATATGACTTGGGAAAGGCATCTTGTGTGTGTCGAAAATGGAGGTACACAATTCGTAACCCTGTTTTTTGGCGCGTTGCATGCTTGAAGGCTTGGCAG CTCTCTGGAGTGGTAGAAAACTATAGGATTCTTCAATCAAAATATGATGGCTCATGGCGTAAAATGTGGCTCTCACGACCAAGGTTGCGAACTGATG GTATTTATGTGAGTAGAAATACCTACATTCGAGCCGGAGTTGCAGAGTGGAAAATTACTAATCCAGTTCATCTG GTCTGCTATTTCCGGTACATGAGATTTTTCCCTTCTGGGCGATTTCTTTATAAG AATTCTTCTCAAAAGATCAAGGATGTGGTGAAGTTCATGAACTTTCGATCATCTAAAGTAGACTCTGTTTTTGGTGGCCACTACACATTGTCAGATGACAAG GTTGAAGCTGCTGTCTTGTATCCAGGCATGTGA
- the LOC112716007 gene encoding protein TIC 55, chloroplastic — protein MALLNPSLPHTQTFLPLRVSATPSKQTSLLLWTTLSSYPFKPLSRRMKHARCEAVADIKADPLVEGEGEEEEDHKVLMGPSSEEERRGERVVADYDWTQEWYPLYLTNNVPDDAPLGLSVFDKQLVLFKDPNGVFHCFEDRCPHRLAKLSEGQLIDGKLECLYHGWQFEGDGKCVKIPQLPADAKIPRSACLKSYEVKESQGVVWVWMSPKTPPNVNKLPWFENFARPGFQDVSTIHELPYDHSILLENLMDPAHIPISHDRTDWTAKREDAQPLRFEVTERTDRGFAGWWGKEQEGSLPNFLRFEAPCVLQNNREIVDKDGQKHYFTGLFLCRPTGQGKSMLIVRFGGTKRSPLAKLFPKWYFHQNACKVFEQDMGFLSSQNEVLLKEKVPTKELYLNLKSSDTWVAEYRKWMDKVGHGMPYHFGHSTISLPKEPAVVEHAPAGLIAGQSASNPAKGGTGTMHAPNLANRYFRHVIHCKGCSTVVKAFEAWKNALSAVAIAFAALSILVSGRQWKTLLLGSAALCSAGAYACSSAIALNTTNFIRTHRRL, from the exons ATGGCCTTGCTGAATCCATCTCTTCCCCACACCCAAACCTTTCTTCCTCTCCGTGTTTCTGCTACACCATCCAAGCAAACTTCACTACTACTATGGACTACTCTCTCTTCCTATCCATTCAAACCATTATCAAGGAGGATGAAGCATGCAAGGTGTGAAGCTGTGGCAGACATCAAAGCTGATCCCTTGGTTGAAGGggaaggtgaagaagaagaagatcacaAGGTTCTTATGGGgccttcttcagaggaagagagAAGGGGTGAGAGGGTTGTTGCTGACTATGATTGGACTCAAGAGTGGTACCCTTTGTACCTCACCAACAATGTCCCTGATGATGCACCTCTTGGTCTCAGTGTCTTTGACAAGCAGCTCGTCTTGTTCAAGGACCCCAATGGCGTCTTCCACTGTTTCGAAGATCGTTGTCCACACAG GTTAGCAAAACTATCTGAAGGTCAGTTGATTGATGGAAAGCTTGAGTGTCTATACCATGGATGGCAGTTCGAAGGCGACGGAAAATGTGTTAAGATACCTCAG CTTCCAGCTGATGCCAAAATCCCAAGATCAGCTTGTCTTAAATCATATGAGGTGAAAGAATCCCAAGGAGTTGTTTGGGTATGGATGTCACCGAAGACACCTCCAAATGTCAATAAGTTACCTTGGTTTGAGAACTTTGCTAGACCAGGGTTTCAAGATGTTTCAACAATTCATGAACTCCCATATGATCATTCTATTCTCTTGGAAAACCTGATGGATCCTGCTCACATTCCAATCTCGCATGACAGAACAGACTGGACTGCGAAAAGAGAGGACGCACAGCCACTGCGTTTTGAGGTAACCGAGCGAACTGATAGAGGGTTTGCTGGTTGGTGGGGAAAAGAGCAAGAGGGCTCACTGCCGAACTTCTTACGGTTCGAGGCTCCTTGTGTGCTCCAAAACAACAGGGAAATAGTTGACAAAGATGGTCAGAAACACTACTTCACTGGCTTATTCCTCTGTAGACCAACAGGGCAAGGGAAATCCATGCTGATTGTGAGAtttggaggaacaaaaagatccccattAGCGAAATTGTTCCCTAAATGGTACTTCCATCAGAACGCTTGCAAGGTGTTTGAGCAGGACATGGGATTCCTATCATCCCAAAATGAAGTTCTATTGAAAGAGAAAGTTCCAACAAAGGAACTATATCTGAACCTAAAATCATCAGACACTTGGGTAGCCGAATACCGGAAGTGGATGGACAAAGTAGGGCATGGGATGCCGTATCATTTCGGTCACAGCACCATTTCGTTGCCCAAAGAGCCTGCTGTAGTTGAACATGCACCAGCAGGACTCATAGCAGGACAATCAGCATCAAATCCAGCAAAGGGTGGCACCGGAACAATGCATGCCCCGAACTTGGCCAATAGATACTTCAGGCATGTGATTCATTGCAAAGGTTGTAGCACGGTGGTCAAGGCTTTCGAAGCTTGGAAGAACGCCCTTTCGGCCGTAGCCATTGCATTCGCCGCATTGTCGATTCTGGTATCTGGGAGGCAGTGGAAAACCCTTCTTTTGGGATCCGCAGCACTGTGCAGTGCCGGAGCCTATGCATGCTCTTCAGCCATTGCATTGAATACAACAAACTTTATCAGGACACACAGGAGATTGTAA
- the LOC112717762 gene encoding phosphatidylinositol N-acetylglucosaminyltransferase subunit A isoform X1 produces MTGGLKVYYVPWRPFVMQNSFPTLFPSLPIIRTILIRERITIVHGHQAFSTLYHEALMHSRTMGYRVVFTDHSLYGFSDAGSIHMNKVLQFTLADVSQAICVLHTSKENTVLRSGLPPEKVFVIPNAVDTAMFKPAVQPSRSEIVIVVISQLVYRKGADLLVEVIPDVCRLHPNVRFIVGGDGPKRVRLEEMREKYSLQDRVEMLGVVPHAQVRSVLISGHIFLNSSLTEAFCIAILEAASCGLLTVSTRVGEVPEVLPDDMIILAEPDPGDMVLAIERAISMLPKVDPQVMHHRMRELYNWHDVAKRTEIVYDRALKCPNQNLLERVSRYILNIIC; encoded by the exons ATGACTGGTGGTTTGAAAGTTTACTATGTTCCGTGGAGGCCTTTTGTTATGCAGAATTCATTCCCAACCCTATTTCCCTCACTCCCCATTATTAGAACCATTCTCATTCGAGAAAGAATCACTATTGTCCATGGACATCAAGCATTTTCCACTCTCTATCATGAAGCTCTCATGCATTCTAGAACCATGGGGTACAGGGTTGTATTCACGGATCATTCTCTCTATGGATTTTCGGATGCTGGAAGCATACATATGAACAAGGTCTTGCAGTTTACATTGGCTGATGTGAGTCAGGCCATATGTGTTTTGCATACGAGCAAGGAGAATACAGTGCTGCGGTCGGGGCTGCCCCCGGAGAAGGTTTTTGTTATACCTAATGCTGTGGACACTGCAATGTTCAAGCCAGCGGTGCAGCCGAGCCGCTCGgagattgttattgttgttattagcCAGTTGGTTTATCGCAAGGGAGCAGATTTGCTTGTTGAAGTCATTCCAGATGTATGCCGTCTGCATCCCAAT GTTCGTTTCATTGTTGGAGGTGATGGACCTAAGCGTGTGAGGTTGGAGGAGATGAGAGAAAAATATTCTCTTCAAGATCGAGTTGAAATGTTGGGAGTCGTGCCACATGCACAAGTCCGATCTGTTCTAATATCAGGACACATCTTCTTAAACAG TTCGTTAACTGAAGCTTTCTGTATAGCCATATTAGAGGCTGCTAGTTGTGGATTGTTAACAGTTAGCACACGTGTTGGAGAAGTTCCCGAG GTTTTACCAGATGACATGATCATTTTGGCAGAACCTGATCCTGGTGATATGGTGCTTGCAATTGAAAGGGCAATATCAATGCTGCCAAAAGTTGATCCACAAGTCATGCACCACCGG atGAGGGAACTCTATAACTGGCATGATGTTGCCAAAAGAACTGAAATTGTATATGATCGTGCTTTGAAGTGCCCCAATCAAAATCTACTTGAACGGGTCTCACGGTACATTCTTAACATTATATGTTGA
- the LOC112716009 gene encoding uncharacterized protein yields MATGARCRGGSAVVSETLQLQGKIVISPSIKYYYKRSSCEPLRVRASTADSSSDFAKRMERAWLISQQPKPIACSSCNSKGHIECKWCSGTGFFIIGDNMLCEVPSKNTSCIICSAKGSMCCSDCQGTGFRARWLEHPPSSQ; encoded by the exons ATGGCCACGGGTGCTAGGTGTCGCGGTGGGTCTGCGGTGGTTTCCGAAACGTTGCAATTACAGGGTAAAATTGTCATATCACCTTCAATCAAATACTACTATAAGAGAAGTAGTTGTGAGCCGTTAAGAGTGCGCGCGTCCACGGCTGATTCTTCCTCCGATTTCGCAAAGCGCATGGAACGCGCCTGGTTAATCTCTCAG CAACCAAAACCGATTGCGTGTTCATCTTGCAACTCAAAAGGGCATATCGAATGTAAATGGTGTAGTGGTACTGGTTTCTTTATTATTGGCGATAACATGCTTTGTGAAGTTCCTTCTAAAAACACCAGCTGTATCATTTGTTCTGCCAAG GGATCAATGTGCTGCTCTGATTGTCAGGGAACAGGTTTTCGTGCTAGGTGGTTGGAACATCCCCCTTCTTCACAATAG
- the LOC112717762 gene encoding phosphatidylinositol N-acetylglucosaminyltransferase subunit A isoform X2, with amino-acid sequence MNKVLQFTLADVSQAICVLHTSKENTVLRSGLPPEKVFVIPNAVDTAMFKPAVQPSRSEIVIVVISQLVYRKGADLLVEVIPDVCRLHPNVRFIVGGDGPKRVRLEEMREKYSLQDRVEMLGVVPHAQVRSVLISGHIFLNSSLTEAFCIAILEAASCGLLTVSTRVGEVPEVLPDDMIILAEPDPGDMVLAIERAISMLPKVDPQVMHHRMRELYNWHDVAKRTEIVYDRALKCPNQNLLERVSRYILNIIC; translated from the exons ATGAACAAGGTCTTGCAGTTTACATTGGCTGATGTGAGTCAGGCCATATGTGTTTTGCATACGAGCAAGGAGAATACAGTGCTGCGGTCGGGGCTGCCCCCGGAGAAGGTTTTTGTTATACCTAATGCTGTGGACACTGCAATGTTCAAGCCAGCGGTGCAGCCGAGCCGCTCGgagattgttattgttgttattagcCAGTTGGTTTATCGCAAGGGAGCAGATTTGCTTGTTGAAGTCATTCCAGATGTATGCCGTCTGCATCCCAAT GTTCGTTTCATTGTTGGAGGTGATGGACCTAAGCGTGTGAGGTTGGAGGAGATGAGAGAAAAATATTCTCTTCAAGATCGAGTTGAAATGTTGGGAGTCGTGCCACATGCACAAGTCCGATCTGTTCTAATATCAGGACACATCTTCTTAAACAG TTCGTTAACTGAAGCTTTCTGTATAGCCATATTAGAGGCTGCTAGTTGTGGATTGTTAACAGTTAGCACACGTGTTGGAGAAGTTCCCGAG GTTTTACCAGATGACATGATCATTTTGGCAGAACCTGATCCTGGTGATATGGTGCTTGCAATTGAAAGGGCAATATCAATGCTGCCAAAAGTTGATCCACAAGTCATGCACCACCGG atGAGGGAACTCTATAACTGGCATGATGTTGCCAAAAGAACTGAAATTGTATATGATCGTGCTTTGAAGTGCCCCAATCAAAATCTACTTGAACGGGTCTCACGGTACATTCTTAACATTATATGTTGA